TGTAGCTGCTTCAGCCATTCTCATTAACAATTCTTATTGCGGTGACCAGGTACAGGAAATGTAACTCCATCGAATTACTCTATCAAGACTATTGAGAAAAGTGTCGATGTCTTGATTGGAATTCAGATCATGAATGACCCTTAAATCTTTTGGGGGAGACGCCTGCATTTTGTGGGGATCTCGCTAGGCTATACAGAATCTATTTGTGCCCATAGATTTTGCCCATTTGTTATGACCACAACCCGCCCAATTAACTTACCCAGTCTTGAGGTATCTGAGCCTGTAGCCAATCACTACTCACGCATTGAAGCCTACGCTGAGCAAGATGCCATTCTGGGAAGTCCCAATCCCCGATATAAGCAGTCCACGATTTACTGCAATACGTATCTAGCTGTCCGGCTGCAACTGGTCGATGCGGATGCTTTAACAGATGCAGAGTTGGATTTGTCCATTTTCTAACGGTTAAAACCAGGCATACTAAAAGGCGATCGCCCCTTTGTAGAGTGCGATCGCCCACGTTATTCCCAATATCAAATTCGCCTGAACACCCATGATTTGTACAGGCGGGTTTAGCAGACAGAACCCCGCTGGTAGAGAGAGCCTGGGCAAAATCCGCCCCTAGCCATCTGGGATAGAGGCTGAAATTAACGTTTATGGGCAGCCTAGCGACTCCCGCGTATCCACACCTGTGACGGGGTTCGTACCCGTTGCCGTATCGCAGAGATAAAGAATCTGCTCCCGATCCAGCATGGCGTAGCTAAAATCTGCCCCGGTCACATTTGCCCCTTTGAAAAGGGTTTTCATCATCATGGCGGATTCGAGAACGGCGTCGCTCAGATCTACACCCGAAAAGTCGCTGAGATAGGCAATGCCATTACTAAAGTTAACGCCATGCATATTGGCGTTCTTAGCGATCGCCCCATTAAACACCGCTCCTTGCAAGTCGGCTCCGCTAAAGTCCACTCCTTTCAGGTCAACGTTGCTAAATTCTGCCCGGACTAAATCTTGACCTGCGTAGTTCTTTTCGGTCACGTTGACATCATCATAGGCTCGAATCGCAGCAGAGCTAGCAGCCCAAGCAGGTAGAGGCAGGGCTACGCTGACCAGCACGATTAAAACACCAAAGACCTTCCAGACGGCGCGCATAGGACGTTTGTAATATTTTTATAATGAGTTTCCTTAATCAAAGTTAACATTTTCGGTGGCTAGATTACCGATTGACGACTGTATTCGCGATCGCCACCCGTCTGATACGCATCCAGAAAACAGTGTTAAACCTGCTCAGGTTTAACGGTGGTGAAACTCCACGACATCTTCCCGAACCGTTACATCGTAATCCCCAAAGAAATCATGACCCAATAGCCCAATATCCAGTTCAGGCCCCGCGATCGCCACCAGTACATCATTGGCGATCGCCCCTTCCACCTCAATCGATTGCACCAGTCCCAGGGGAAGGGAAATGTTTCGCTGGCTAGCCGTATCCACTTTGGCTTCGCCCGTCGCCTGAACATTGAGAACATCGGCCATTTCTGCGGTGATCAGGGTGCCACTGGCTCCCGTATCCACAATCATCGGAAAGACCGTCGTACCGTTAAAGCGAACGTTGATCACGGGGGTGCCGCCTGCCCGTGCAACGATCGGCGCAACAATCACTGATGACTCTGATTTTGCCACCGGAGTCGGAGCTGAGCGGGTTTGCGTGGGGGGA
The window above is part of the Synechococcales cyanobacterium T60_A2020_003 genome. Proteins encoded here:
- a CDS encoding pentapeptide repeat-containing protein, with amino-acid sequence MRAVWKVFGVLIVLVSVALPLPAWAASSAAIRAYDDVNVTEKNYAGQDLVRAEFSNVDLKGVDFSGADLQGAVFNGAIAKNANMHGVNFSNGIAYLSDFSGVDLSDAVLESAMMMKTLFKGANVTGADFSYAMLDREQILYLCDTATGTNPVTGVDTRESLGCP
- a CDS encoding retroviral-like aspartic protease family protein; this translates as DAVSLASSAFQLGQSARSQDDWSLVARRWQQAVDLLAAVPKSSANYATAQTKLSEYRRNLTYAQQQANKPIDQSSGVVVVRPGRPTSPTNTASSSSTRPPTQTRSAPTPVAKSESSVIVAPIVARAGGTPVINVRFNGTTVFPMIVDTGASGTLITAEMADVLNVQATGEAKVDTASQRNISLPLGLVQSIEVEGAIANDVLVAIAGPELDIGLLGHDFFGDYDVTVREDVVEFHHR